GACCGCAGGCCGCTCCGCATCGGCCTGCTCGGCGGCAGCTTCAACCCCGCGCATGAAGGCCATCTCCACGTCGCGAAGGCGGCGCGCCGCGCCCTGCGGCTCGATCAGGTCTGGCTCATGGTCTCGCCCGGCAATCCGCTGAAGCGCCGCGCCGACATGGCGCCCTTCGCCGAACGCCTCGCCTCCGCGGCGCGCCTTGCCGACGGACGCCGCCTGGTCGCGACGGGGATCGAATCCGCGCTCGGCACCCGCCGGACGGCGGACACCCTGGCCCAGCTCCGCCGCCGCTTTCCCCGCGCGCGATTCGTCTGGATCATGGGAGCGGACAACCTTGCCCAGCTCCCCCGCTGGCACCGCT
This genomic interval from Acidiphilium multivorum AIU301 contains the following:
- a CDS encoding nicotinate-nucleotide adenylyltransferase; the protein is MLGGSFNPAHEGHLHVAKAARRALRLDQVWLMVSPGNPLKRRADMAPFAERLASAARLADGRRLVATGIESALGTRRTADTLAQLRRRFPRARFVWIMGADNLAQLPRWHRWRDIAAAVPIAVLPRPGETRAALAGRAAHVLRHARIAARRAASLAGSPPPAWIWLPARENPLSATALRARARKARAPRGIQGDRP